From a region of the Anaerolineae bacterium genome:
- a CDS encoding amidohydrolase family protein yields MRIVLRGGTLFDGTGAPARPATVIISHQQIEAVLEPSQPEPDGQVIDCGGKFILPGLIDTHVHLAFAAGPDHETTRRTLAEDDDATLLLRQVRHAQQCLLSGITTVRDCGGRDLSAFALRDAIAVGTLPGPRIVASGMPITTTAGHLHFCGYRADSADEVRKAARTLIEKGADFIKVMATGGNMTPGSNPCRPQYSQEELTALVDDAHRLGRQVAAHVGAAEGIRRCLEAGVDTLEHGNWLNPDGSLGYDPHVAQRLAQQGTFIGLAVPGIDRLNLLPETHPSQAARDRALEALRAKYEPFRRMRAAGVPIMVSSDAGVRLTPFTDVYLSLETFSFAMDSSAAETLLAVTATPARALKLDHEIGTIEAGKRADVLVVEDDPLADLKALARVHLVLRDGAIAVEGGRLAMATATEKTERK; encoded by the coding sequence ATGAGGATCGTCCTAAGGGGAGGGACGCTATTCGACGGCACCGGTGCCCCCGCTAGGCCCGCCACCGTCATCATCTCCCACCAGCAAATCGAGGCCGTCCTGGAGCCCAGCCAGCCGGAGCCCGACGGCCAGGTGATAGATTGTGGCGGCAAGTTCATCCTCCCCGGCCTGATTGACACCCACGTTCACCTGGCCTTCGCCGCCGGCCCCGACCACGAGACCACCCGCCGCACCCTGGCCGAGGACGACGATGCCACCCTGCTCCTGCGCCAGGTCCGGCACGCCCAGCAGTGTCTCCTTTCCGGCATCACCACAGTGCGCGACTGCGGCGGCCGCGACCTGAGCGCCTTCGCCCTGCGCGATGCCATCGCCGTCGGCACCCTGCCCGGCCCCCGGATCGTCGCCTCAGGCATGCCCATAACCACCACCGCCGGGCACCTGCACTTCTGCGGCTACCGCGCCGACAGCGCCGATGAGGTGCGCAAGGCAGCCCGCACCCTGATCGAGAAGGGCGCCGACTTCATCAAGGTCATGGCCACCGGGGGCAACATGACCCCGGGCAGCAACCCCTGCCGCCCGCAGTACAGCCAGGAGGAGTTGACCGCTCTGGTGGACGACGCCCATCGCCTGGGGCGCCAGGTGGCCGCCCACGTGGGCGCGGCCGAGGGCATCAGGCGTTGCCTCGAGGCCGGGGTGGACACGCTGGAGCACGGCAACTGGCTCAACCCCGACGGCAGCCTGGGGTACGACCCCCACGTGGCCCAGCGCCTGGCCCAGCAGGGCACCTTCATCGGGCTAGCCGTGCCCGGCATAGACAGGCTCAATCTCCTCCCGGAGACGCACCCCTCTCAGGCAGCCAGGGATCGCGCCCTGGAGGCCTTGCGCGCCAAGTATGAGCCCTTCCGGCGCATGCGGGCCGCAGGCGTGCCCATCATGGTCTCTAGCGATGCTGGCGTGCGCCTTACTCCCTTCACCGACGTCTACCTGAGCCTCGAGACCTTCAGCTTCGCCATGGATAGCTCGGCTGCGGAGACACTCCTAGCCGTCACCGCCACACCGGCGCGGGCCCTGAAGCTCGATCACGAAATCGGCACCATCGAGGCGGGCAAGCGGGCCGACGTGCTCGTCGTCGAGGACGACCCTCTCGCCGACCTGAAGGCGCTGGCCCGGGTGCACCTGGTGCTGCGAGACGGAGCCATCGCCGTGGAGGGTGGCCGGCTGGCCATGGCCACAGCCACGGAGAAGACGGAGCGTAAGTGA
- a CDS encoding aminotransferase class V-fold PLP-dependent enzyme produces the protein MDQDLLRFREHIPALRQSVFLNTGGVAPLPTPVYRRLSAEFEERHWVGAPLNLRPDSFQEQKDRLRQSLAAFLGVGPGEICFTRGVSDGATIVFNGLPWEEGDEIVTIDEEYPSFVVPALALQQRRGVRIRIVELADDRQAILDRLASTLGPRTRLVAVSHVTTDAGLRLPAPEICQLAHRAGALVYFDGAQAIGQFPVDLAQIGCDFYSLLSYKWLLGPYSAGLLYVREERMGSLEQAWVGARTTSACDLQAGTFELLPDARRYEFGPFAWPLYFALEEAARWLQGIGLARIEATVQEKVSYLRAELGGIPGVTLRSPEDVSLRTGMVAFSLAGATGESVSQALRSRRNIITRATHVRFDGVRVCVAFFTTPEELGCLLECVAGLAAEARRSRDLITDFG, from the coding sequence ATGGACCAGGACCTGCTGCGCTTTCGGGAGCACATTCCGGCACTGAGGCAGTCCGTGTTCCTCAACACGGGCGGCGTCGCACCCCTCCCCACGCCCGTATATCGCCGGCTGAGCGCCGAGTTCGAGGAGAGGCACTGGGTGGGAGCGCCCCTGAATCTCCGCCCGGACTCATTCCAGGAGCAGAAGGATCGCCTCCGCCAGAGCCTGGCCGCCTTTCTCGGCGTTGGGCCGGGCGAGATCTGCTTCACCCGCGGGGTCTCCGACGGCGCCACCATCGTCTTCAACGGGCTACCCTGGGAGGAGGGCGACGAGATCGTAACTATAGACGAGGAGTACCCCTCCTTCGTCGTGCCTGCTCTTGCCCTGCAGCAGCGACGCGGAGTCCGCATCCGCATCGTGGAGCTGGCCGACGACCGTCAGGCCATTCTGGACCGGCTCGCAAGCACGCTGGGACCGCGGACACGGCTGGTGGCCGTGAGCCACGTCACTACCGACGCCGGGCTGCGGCTGCCCGCCCCCGAGATCTGCCAGCTGGCCCACCGCGCGGGAGCCCTGGTGTACTTCGACGGGGCCCAGGCAATCGGTCAGTTTCCGGTAGACCTAGCCCAGATCGGCTGCGACTTCTACAGCCTCCTCTCCTACAAGTGGCTACTGGGGCCCTACTCGGCCGGGCTGCTCTACGTCCGGGAGGAGAGGATGGGCAGCCTGGAGCAGGCCTGGGTAGGAGCGCGCACCACTTCCGCCTGCGATCTGCAGGCGGGCACCTTCGAGCTCCTTCCGGACGCCCGCCGCTACGAGTTCGGCCCTTTCGCCTGGCCTCTTTACTTCGCCCTGGAGGAGGCCGCCCGCTGGCTGCAGGGCATAGGCCTGGCCCGCATCGAGGCGACCGTGCAGGAGAAGGTGAGCTATCTGCGGGCGGAGCTCGGCGGGATTCCCGGCGTGACCCTGAGAAGCCCTGAGGATGTGTCGCTCCGCACCGGCATGGTGGCCTTCTCCCTGGCCGGGGCAACCGGGGAGTCGGTGAGCCAAGCCCTGCGAAGCCGACGTAACATCATCACTCGCGCTACGCACGTGCGCTTCGATGGGGTCCGCGTCTGCGTAGCTTTCTTCACTACCCCAGAGGAGCTTGGCTGCCTGCTGGAGTGCGTGGCCGGGCTGGCGGCCGAGGCCCGCCGCTCCCGCGACCTGATCACAGACTTCGGCTGA
- a CDS encoding branched-chain amino acid transaminase, protein MSARFDYSTTPPRYVWLNGRLVPFEEATVPVTAMGASGGLAVFEGIKAYWNPELQQLYVFRLDAHLRRLYQSMKIVRMAPAASQEDLRAATLQLLRANGIREDTYIRPVAFYDGVKLPSFRYTVGAPPDLCLSTMGFRSHLGQGKSKACAVSSWIRVSDNQCPPRVKVMSNYQNNRLAFLEAHADGYDDAIILDDRGKVTEAAAACLFMVREGVVTTSPVTHGILESVTRDVVIRLCREALGLPVAEREIDRTELYVCEEVFLCGTGEEVTAVTSVDRLPVGDGSPGPIFAQVERLYHDLVRGLDPRYPEWRTPVYRT, encoded by the coding sequence ATGTCCGCCCGCTTCGACTACTCCACCACGCCCCCTCGGTACGTATGGCTCAACGGCCGGCTGGTGCCCTTCGAGGAGGCCACCGTGCCCGTCACCGCCATGGGCGCCTCCGGCGGTCTGGCCGTGTTCGAGGGCATCAAAGCCTACTGGAATCCCGAGCTACAACAGCTCTACGTCTTCCGGCTCGACGCCCACCTGCGCCGGCTGTACCAGTCCATGAAGATCGTGCGGATGGCGCCCGCGGCAAGCCAAGAGGATCTGCGCGCGGCGACCCTCCAGCTGCTGCGGGCCAATGGGATTCGCGAGGACACCTACATCCGGCCGGTGGCCTTCTACGATGGGGTGAAGCTGCCTAGCTTCCGCTACACCGTGGGCGCGCCCCCGGACCTGTGCCTCTCCACCATGGGCTTTCGGTCTCACCTGGGCCAGGGGAAGAGCAAGGCCTGTGCCGTGTCGTCGTGGATCCGCGTGAGCGACAACCAGTGTCCTCCGCGGGTCAAAGTGATGTCCAACTACCAGAACAACCGCCTGGCCTTCCTAGAGGCCCACGCGGACGGCTACGACGACGCCATCATCCTGGACGACCGGGGCAAGGTGACCGAGGCCGCCGCCGCCTGCCTGTTCATGGTGCGCGAAGGCGTGGTCACCACCTCGCCCGTCACCCACGGTATCCTGGAGAGCGTCACCCGCGACGTCGTCATCCGTCTCTGCCGGGAGGCGCTGGGACTGCCGGTGGCGGAGCGGGAGATAGACCGCACCGAGCTCTACGTCTGCGAGGAGGTCTTCCTCTGCGGGACGGGCGAAGAGGTGACGGCGGTCACGTCCGTGGACCGGCTACCAGTGGGCGACGGCAGCCCCGGCCCCATTTTCGCCCAGGTCGAACGCCTCTATCACGACCTCGTCCGCGGCCTGGACCCCCGCTATCCGGAGTGGCGCACGCCTGTGTACAGGACCTAG